A portion of the Bacillus sp. es.034 genome contains these proteins:
- a CDS encoding tartrate dehydrogenase gives MKQKKIALIPGDGIGPEVVAEGVKVLKMIEEVDPQLSFSFTEFPWGCEYYVDTGKMMADDGIDQLKEFDAIYLGAVGYPGVPDHISLWELLLEIRKKFDQYVNLRPIKLLHPDLTPLKNKSEKEIDFLVIRENSEGEYAGAGDWLFKGKAEEVVLQTGVFSRKGTERIIRYAYEEARKQKKTLTSISKANALNYSMVFWDEVFNEVGKEYPDVQTYSYLVDAASLYFVLQPERFEIVVTSNLFGDILTDLGAAITGGLGLAAGANINPERTYPSMFEPIHGSAPDIAGKGLANPLAAIWSVSQMLDHFGEEAWGNAILSTIQEILSRKDALTPDLGGEATTEQLGNEFRDLLKHHAPLPDKVQRG, from the coding sequence ATGAAACAGAAGAAAATTGCCCTTATCCCAGGGGATGGGATAGGACCTGAAGTCGTAGCAGAAGGTGTTAAGGTCCTGAAAATGATTGAGGAAGTCGATCCACAACTTTCTTTCAGCTTTACGGAGTTCCCTTGGGGATGTGAGTATTATGTGGATACGGGAAAGATGATGGCTGACGACGGGATCGATCAATTGAAGGAATTCGATGCCATCTACTTGGGAGCGGTAGGATATCCCGGGGTCCCCGATCACATCTCCCTATGGGAATTACTATTGGAAATACGCAAGAAGTTTGATCAGTATGTAAACCTCAGGCCGATTAAACTCCTGCATCCTGATTTAACCCCTCTTAAGAATAAAAGTGAAAAAGAAATAGACTTCCTGGTGATCCGTGAGAACAGTGAAGGGGAATATGCCGGAGCGGGTGACTGGCTCTTTAAAGGAAAGGCGGAGGAAGTGGTACTACAGACCGGTGTTTTTTCCCGGAAAGGGACGGAACGGATTATCCGCTATGCTTATGAAGAGGCACGAAAACAGAAGAAGACGCTGACGAGCATCAGCAAAGCGAATGCCCTTAATTATTCCATGGTATTCTGGGATGAAGTATTTAACGAAGTAGGCAAAGAATATCCTGATGTCCAAACGTATTCTTACCTAGTGGACGCGGCTAGCCTCTATTTCGTCCTTCAGCCGGAAAGATTCGAAATTGTGGTGACATCCAATTTATTCGGGGATATCCTGACGGACTTGGGTGCTGCGATTACAGGTGGTCTTGGTTTGGCGGCAGGTGCCAATATCAACCCTGAACGAACGTATCCTTCCATGTTCGAACCCATCCACGGCTCTGCTCCTGATATTGCCGGCAAGGGACTGGCCAATCCCCTTGCTGCCATATGGTCTGTCAGTCAGATGTTGGATCATTTTGGTGAAGAAGCATGGGGGAATGCGATACTGTCGACCATTCAGGAGATTCTTTCCCGGAAGGATGCTCTCACCCCTGATTTAGGCGGAGAGGCAACGACAGAACAACTCGGGAATGAATTCAGGGATCTATTAAAGCATCATGCACCTCTTCCTGACAAAGTACAAAGGGGATGA
- a CDS encoding thiolase family protein: protein MNQPYIVESVRTAIGRMGGTIKGVPVDHLAEKVIREVMNRSQAEVEVDEVILGQAKQSADTSNLARLAALRAELPVEVTGYTVHRQCGSGLQAINNADMQIRLGYSDVVVAGGAESMSTAPYYIRNARYGFQVGNSQVLDPNTESQPCSQPIEKYGNLTMGLTAENLAEKFNISRSEQDEFALRSQELAQSAIESGRFEKEIVPVEYKEKRNTLQFSTDEHPRSTTIEKLSKLKAVFKENGTVTAGNASGRNDGASAVLMMNEDKVREYGIKPKAKIIAQAVSGVSPEIMGIGPVTSTFKALKQCGLSINDMGLIELNEAFAAQALSVIRESGMDINKVNVNGGAIALGHPIGATGAILMTKLLHEMERRGEKYGLVTLCIGGGQGISTIIENLQV from the coding sequence ATGAATCAGCCATATATCGTTGAATCGGTCCGGACGGCGATTGGAAGAATGGGTGGAACGATCAAAGGTGTTCCTGTAGACCATCTTGCCGAGAAAGTCATTAGGGAAGTAATGAATCGAAGTCAAGCTGAAGTGGAAGTAGATGAAGTCATTCTAGGTCAGGCAAAGCAAAGTGCAGATACCTCAAATCTTGCCCGTCTCGCTGCATTGCGGGCGGAGCTCCCGGTTGAGGTGACAGGCTATACCGTCCATAGACAGTGCGGCTCGGGACTTCAAGCGATAAATAATGCGGATATGCAAATCAGGCTTGGTTATTCCGATGTGGTCGTAGCCGGGGGAGCTGAAAGCATGAGTACAGCCCCCTATTATATTCGAAATGCACGTTATGGTTTTCAAGTCGGTAATTCGCAGGTACTTGATCCGAATACGGAAAGCCAACCGTGCTCCCAGCCAATCGAAAAGTACGGCAACCTGACGATGGGTCTGACAGCAGAAAACCTTGCTGAAAAATTCAACATCAGCAGATCTGAGCAGGATGAGTTTGCCCTCAGAAGCCAGGAACTCGCACAGTCTGCCATCGAGTCCGGACGATTTGAAAAGGAAATCGTTCCAGTTGAATATAAGGAAAAAAGAAACACTCTTCAATTCAGTACAGATGAACATCCCCGGAGCACGACCATAGAAAAGCTCTCAAAGCTGAAGGCGGTCTTTAAGGAAAACGGCACCGTGACTGCTGGTAATGCGAGTGGAAGGAATGATGGTGCTTCCGCGGTCCTCATGATGAATGAAGATAAAGTGAGAGAGTATGGGATAAAGCCGAAAGCCAAAATCATCGCCCAGGCGGTGAGCGGAGTATCTCCTGAAATCATGGGAATCGGGCCAGTGACTTCTACGTTTAAGGCTTTAAAGCAATGCGGACTATCGATCAATGATATGGGTCTGATCGAGCTGAACGAAGCATTTGCTGCCCAGGCGCTGTCAGTGATCCGTGAATCAGGGATGGATATCAACAAAGTGAATGTCAATGGAGGGGCCATTGCGTTGGGTCATCCAATCGGAGCGACTGGAGCGATCCTGATGACGAAGCTTCTTCACGAAATGGAACGCAGGGGTGAAAAATATGGGTTAGTCACGCTTTGTATTGGCGGTGGTCAGGGAATCTCGACTATCATTGAGAATCTTCAAGTCTAA
- a CDS encoding PaaI family thioesterase — protein sequence MTSEHLQKVRSDFENSPFWNFIGLELKELEEGHVLLALPIQEEFINVRNSVHGGIYASVLDTAMGMAGRSLGFDEVATLHLDIQYLKSVIDGTVYSEASIIHQNRNTVFIEGRLKNEDGELLGHCTGTFKLSKGERI from the coding sequence ATGACATCAGAGCATTTGCAGAAAGTAAGATCAGATTTTGAAAATAGCCCGTTCTGGAATTTTATCGGATTAGAGCTAAAAGAATTGGAAGAAGGTCACGTTTTACTGGCTCTTCCCATTCAGGAAGAGTTTATTAATGTGAGGAATTCAGTTCATGGAGGCATCTATGCGTCGGTACTTGATACAGCGATGGGCATGGCTGGGAGGTCACTGGGGTTTGATGAAGTAGCAACACTCCATTTAGATATTCAATATCTAAAGTCAGTCATAGACGGGACGGTTTATTCAGAAGCATCGATTATTCATCAAAACCGGAATACGGTCTTCATTGAAGGAAGGCTGAAAAATGAAGATGGTGAACTCCTTGGCCACTGTACTGGAACATTTAAGCTCTCTAAGGGTGAACGAATATGA
- a CDS encoding NAD(P)-dependent oxidoreductase: protein MNKPHIVQILPMYHPDGEERLNKYAEVKKFTEFNEAEICDYLHHHHVDGIILRAPARITSAILDRCQQVKAISGAGVGLDNIDVRYATTKRIPVLHAPKLNSTATAEHAVSLLLAVMKKTAFFDRETRVGNFQSRDGEYTHELEGKHLGIVGFGSIAQKVAKILVHGFGMKAMAYVRKIDEVKQQAADQIGVELTTSLEKIFSESDAVSLHIPLTKETDKLVDHRLLTLMKETAVLINTARGGVVNEADLVDVLKRNQILGAGIDVFSNEPPPEDHPFFQLKQVTMSPHIGGISLEAARQTSILIAENLIRVINGEKLSVIANQDELSEAGKGAFS, encoded by the coding sequence ATGAATAAGCCACATATCGTTCAGATCCTGCCCATGTACCATCCGGATGGAGAGGAGCGATTGAACAAATACGCCGAAGTAAAGAAGTTCACGGAGTTTAATGAAGCCGAAATATGTGATTACCTTCACCATCATCATGTGGATGGAATCATCCTCCGGGCCCCTGCCAGGATCACATCTGCCATTTTGGATCGTTGCCAGCAAGTAAAGGCCATTTCCGGGGCAGGTGTGGGACTTGATAATATCGATGTACGATATGCAACGACCAAGAGGATTCCCGTCTTACATGCACCAAAGCTGAATAGTACGGCAACCGCTGAACATGCGGTGAGCCTGCTTTTGGCCGTCATGAAAAAAACAGCTTTCTTTGACAGGGAAACGAGAGTAGGAAACTTTCAGTCGAGGGATGGAGAATATACCCATGAACTGGAAGGGAAACATTTAGGCATTGTTGGATTCGGCAGCATAGCTCAAAAAGTTGCTAAGATATTAGTACATGGTTTCGGAATGAAAGCGATGGCGTATGTAAGGAAAATAGACGAAGTGAAACAGCAGGCTGCTGATCAAATTGGGGTGGAATTAACCACATCCCTGGAGAAAATATTCTCTGAAAGTGATGCAGTAAGTTTACATATCCCTCTGACGAAAGAAACAGATAAACTTGTTGATCATCGATTGCTGACGCTTATGAAAGAAACGGCCGTCCTTATTAATACAGCCCGGGGCGGTGTGGTGAATGAGGCGGATTTAGTAGATGTTCTGAAACGGAATCAGATTCTTGGAGCGGGAATTGACGTATTTTCCAATGAACCGCCACCTGAGGACCATCCGTTCTTTCAATTGAAACAAGTGACGATGAGTCCGCATATCGGGGGTATCAGCCTTGAGGCAGCCCGTCAGACCTCGATCCTGATTGCAGAGAATCTGATCCGTGTGATCAATGGGGAAAAGCTTTCAGTCATTGCCAATCAAGATGAACTTTCAGAAGCCGGAAAGGGTGCATTCTCATGA
- a CDS encoding acyl-CoA dehydrogenase family protein: protein MDFNFSEDIKFLRDNVRKFVKEAAEPLAMEIEEKDMIPEKLVDMSKEMGLFGLSIPEEYGGLGLDMVGKCAIYEELGKTHNGYTTLIGAHTGIGSVGIVELGTEAQKQKYLPKMATGEWIGAFALTEPSAGSNAAALKTTAVRKGDKYILNGSKHYITNAVDGHVFTVMAVTDRAKGAKGITSFIVEKDFPGFVLGKVEQKMGLKGSHSAELFFENMEVPAENVLGTEGQGYINALKILANGRAGLAARNLGSCEKLLEHCLQYTQEREQFGKPIIEVQAVQHMLAEISMQIEVLRSMTYRVAWMTDQKMRVVKEAAIAKLFASEVYNKVADLAVQIHGGIGYMSDYPIERYYRDARITKIYEGTSEIQRNIIANELKRESSYVGV from the coding sequence ATGGACTTTAATTTTTCAGAAGACATAAAATTTTTAAGGGATAATGTACGGAAGTTTGTGAAAGAAGCAGCGGAACCTTTGGCGATGGAAATTGAAGAGAAGGATATGATACCGGAGAAACTGGTTGACATGTCGAAGGAAATGGGACTCTTCGGTTTGAGTATCCCGGAAGAATACGGTGGCCTGGGACTCGATATGGTGGGGAAATGCGCCATATATGAGGAGCTTGGTAAAACACATAATGGCTATACAACCCTGATCGGGGCTCATACGGGGATTGGGTCTGTAGGAATCGTCGAGTTAGGGACAGAAGCACAAAAGCAGAAATACTTGCCTAAAATGGCCACTGGAGAATGGATTGGTGCATTTGCCTTAACCGAACCAAGTGCAGGCTCCAATGCAGCAGCGTTGAAAACGACTGCGGTCAGAAAAGGCGATAAATACATCCTGAACGGTTCCAAGCATTATATTACCAACGCAGTCGATGGGCATGTATTTACCGTAATGGCAGTAACAGATCGTGCCAAAGGAGCGAAGGGGATCACTTCCTTTATCGTAGAAAAGGATTTCCCAGGCTTCGTATTAGGAAAGGTTGAACAGAAAATGGGGTTGAAAGGGTCTCATTCAGCTGAGCTTTTCTTTGAAAATATGGAGGTTCCTGCAGAAAACGTCCTAGGAACAGAGGGGCAGGGTTATATCAATGCGTTGAAAATCCTGGCGAATGGTCGCGCCGGTCTTGCGGCAAGAAACCTTGGTTCATGTGAGAAGCTTCTTGAACATTGCTTGCAATATACACAGGAACGGGAACAGTTCGGCAAACCGATCATCGAAGTACAAGCCGTTCAGCATATGCTTGCAGAAATAAGTATGCAGATCGAGGTTCTTCGATCGATGACGTACCGTGTTGCCTGGATGACCGATCAAAAGATGAGGGTAGTGAAAGAAGCGGCCATTGCAAAATTATTCGCATCGGAAGTATATAACAAGGTGGCGGATTTAGCGGTACAAATCCATGGTGGAATCGGATATATGAGCGATTATCCAATTGAGCGTTATTATCGTGATGCGAGAATTACAAAGATTTATGAAGGTACGTCTGAAATTCAGCGCAATATCATTGCGAATGAGCTGAAGCGCGAATCCTCATACGTGGGGGTGTAA
- a CDS encoding 3-hydroxyacyl-CoA dehydrogenase — MQNITVVGSGVMGKGIAYTCAVSGFNVYLNDINEEILEKAKNDIFSLLEGSLQKGFISDDQYGKAKDRLLFETDLESAARDADLVIEAVLEKMELKIDIFKRLDRICSEETILATNTSTMSPTEIGAQTSRPDKVVAMHFFNPVHKMKLIEVIRGLETSDETVKLVKEVGERLKKETVEVNELPGFVTSRMNCLIGNEAMNMLMEGVASAEDIDKALKLGLNHPMGPLELADLVGLDTRLRNMEYLHQTLGEKYRPSPILLKYVKAGRFGKKSGSGFYHYS; from the coding sequence GTGCAAAATATTACGGTGGTAGGCTCGGGAGTCATGGGAAAAGGAATTGCGTATACCTGTGCGGTTTCGGGTTTTAATGTTTACTTGAATGATATAAACGAAGAAATCCTGGAAAAAGCAAAGAACGATATCTTCAGCCTTTTGGAAGGCAGCTTACAAAAAGGATTTATCTCAGATGATCAATATGGGAAAGCGAAAGACCGTCTTCTTTTTGAAACAGATTTGGAATCGGCTGCAAGAGATGCAGACCTCGTCATTGAGGCAGTGCTTGAAAAAATGGAATTAAAGATTGATATATTCAAAAGGTTGGATCGTATCTGTTCTGAAGAAACCATTCTAGCCACTAATACGTCCACCATGAGTCCGACAGAGATTGGGGCTCAGACGTCACGACCTGATAAAGTGGTGGCGATGCATTTCTTTAATCCGGTTCATAAAATGAAGCTGATTGAAGTCATCCGGGGCTTGGAAACGTCAGATGAAACCGTAAAGCTTGTGAAAGAAGTCGGTGAGAGACTCAAGAAGGAAACGGTCGAAGTAAATGAATTACCCGGGTTTGTGACTTCCAGGATGAACTGCCTGATTGGAAATGAGGCCATGAATATGCTGATGGAAGGGGTAGCATCGGCGGAAGATATTGATAAAGCATTGAAGCTGGGGCTCAATCATCCAATGGGGCCACTTGAGTTGGCTGATTTAGTAGGTTTGGATACCCGGCTAAGGAATATGGAGTACTTACATCAGACACTGGGTGAAAAATATCGACCTAGTCCTATCTTACTTAAATACGTAAAAGCGGGACGGTTTGGGAAAAAGAGCGGAAGTGGTTTCTATCACTATTCGTAA
- a CDS encoding nitronate monooxygenase: MKDTAITKMFNIRYPIIQGGLQGLGTSPLVSAVSEAGGLGLITAGSYSSKEEMLEDIAVARRLTSKPFGVNIAIGIRKPMDEFIEGAIEARVPVVFTSGNNPEKYMDSLKGNGIKVVHVVPSVRFAKKAEAIGCDAVVVVGYECGGHPGREDVTSLTLIQKAVEELSIPVIAAGGFSTGKSALAAFALGAEGVQMGTRFLASKEVILHESIKKRLVDLQETDTIIVKKSIGKAMRVMKTERAVELVEKERGGATLEEIFPYISGEAYQELLTTGNDHSGVISLGQTIGLINEIRSAKEIIQNIVGEYEQQLERLYQNHRGG, translated from the coding sequence ATGAAGGATACGGCCATAACTAAGATGTTTAACATTCGCTATCCTATTATCCAAGGCGGTCTCCAGGGACTTGGGACCTCTCCTCTCGTTTCCGCAGTATCAGAAGCAGGGGGGCTCGGGCTCATCACAGCAGGGAGCTATTCGTCCAAGGAAGAGATGCTGGAGGATATCGCAGTTGCCAGAAGACTCACCTCTAAGCCATTTGGAGTCAATATTGCCATCGGGATTCGTAAACCGATGGATGAATTTATTGAGGGTGCCATAGAAGCCCGTGTACCGGTTGTCTTTACTTCAGGGAACAACCCTGAGAAATATATGGACAGTCTGAAAGGAAACGGAATAAAGGTGGTCCATGTCGTCCCATCCGTCAGATTTGCCAAAAAGGCGGAAGCGATCGGCTGTGATGCAGTGGTGGTGGTTGGATATGAGTGTGGAGGCCACCCGGGAAGAGAAGACGTCACCAGTCTTACGTTGATACAGAAGGCTGTGGAGGAACTTTCCATACCAGTCATTGCAGCAGGAGGGTTCTCAACCGGGAAATCCGCTCTTGCTGCTTTTGCTTTAGGGGCAGAAGGCGTCCAGATGGGTACAAGGTTTCTAGCTTCAAAGGAAGTCATCCTCCATGAATCGATTAAAAAGAGATTAGTAGATTTACAGGAAACAGATACGATCATTGTAAAAAAATCGATTGGAAAAGCCATGAGAGTGATGAAAACGGAGCGGGCGGTGGAGCTTGTTGAAAAGGAAAGAGGAGGAGCCACCCTTGAAGAGATCTTTCCTTATATCAGCGGTGAAGCTTATCAGGAATTACTCACTACGGGAAATGACCATTCAGGCGTGATTTCATTGGGCCAGACAATCGGATTAATCAACGAAATTAGAAGTGCCAAAGAAATCATCCAGAATATCGTGGGAGAATACGAGCAGCAGCTTGAACGATTATATCAGAATCATAGAGGGGGGTGA
- the fabG gene encoding 3-oxoacyl-ACP reductase FabG — MAHLENQIAIVTGASRGIGREISQKLALDGATVYLVDIQEQALLETYHQFMEENLSVMAITADVTNEAEVEKLFTEVEADHGKVDILINNAGIIRDNLLYKMSSTDWDDVMNVHLKGTFLCSKYAQKSMVKNQYGRIINLSSVSALGSRGQANYAAAKAGIQGFTKTLAIELGKYHITVNAIAPGFIMTDMTKAVAERLGIPFEELIEAKVKQIPVNRAGTPEDIAQAASFFASPDSSFISGQVLYVAGGPKA, encoded by the coding sequence ATGGCGCACTTAGAGAATCAGATAGCCATAGTGACTGGTGCCAGCAGGGGCATCGGCAGGGAGATTTCCCAAAAGCTTGCCTTGGATGGGGCCACTGTTTATTTAGTGGACATTCAGGAACAGGCTTTATTGGAGACCTATCATCAGTTCATGGAAGAAAATCTTTCGGTTATGGCCATAACCGCCGATGTCACCAACGAAGCGGAAGTGGAAAAGCTATTCACCGAGGTGGAAGCGGATCATGGGAAGGTAGATATATTAATTAATAATGCCGGAATCATTCGTGACAATCTATTATATAAGATGAGCTCGACCGACTGGGATGATGTAATGAATGTTCATTTGAAAGGCACGTTCCTTTGCAGTAAATATGCCCAGAAATCAATGGTGAAAAATCAGTATGGACGAATCATTAATCTATCTTCCGTTTCAGCACTCGGAAGCAGAGGTCAAGCGAATTACGCTGCAGCGAAGGCTGGCATACAGGGTTTTACCAAGACGTTAGCCATTGAACTTGGGAAATATCATATCACGGTGAACGCGATTGCTCCCGGCTTTATCATGACAGACATGACGAAAGCAGTGGCAGAACGGCTGGGAATCCCTTTTGAAGAACTGATAGAAGCCAAAGTCAAACAAATCCCGGTCAACAGGGCTGGTACGCCGGAAGACATCGCGCAGGCAGCGAGCTTTTTTGCAAGCCCGGATTCTTCCTTTATAAGCGGTCAGGTTTTATATGTTGCCGGGGGACCAAAAGCATAG
- a CDS encoding LacI family DNA-binding transcriptional regulator produces MSYTIYDIARVANVSKSTVSRVLNNQTNISDAARERVMLAIEQLNYQPSKRARALSSGLEAIMVLSRSAKTTVNNPFFADILQTIAEKAEEENFDVILQTAKNNTDELNKCITKIRDKMIKGIIMLSSPTDEDFFKQLDVFNIPIVVIGKVEGDYHNIYSVDTDNYQDSYRLTKLLIDHGHKDIACLHSPLDYHVSIDRLDGFKKCMEDHDLPLYKGWLVDSGYTVDSGNQAANQLLSLPKRPSAVLATDDLKVIGVFKAATDLNIMIPQELSVVGYSNTSHPPFLTPALTSIEIPVKKLGEAGAHFLFSKIKDNEPIPARTIIETEEIIGESVS; encoded by the coding sequence CTGAGTTACACCATTTATGATATAGCCCGGGTTGCAAACGTTTCAAAGTCCACCGTTTCCCGAGTGCTCAATAATCAGACCAACATTTCCGATGCGGCACGAGAACGTGTCATGCTAGCAATTGAACAACTGAATTACCAGCCCAGTAAGCGAGCTAGAGCCCTTTCCTCTGGTCTAGAAGCCATCATGGTACTATCTCGTTCTGCCAAGACGACCGTAAACAACCCGTTTTTCGCGGATATCCTTCAAACCATTGCAGAAAAAGCAGAAGAAGAAAATTTTGATGTCATCTTACAAACGGCGAAAAACAATACGGACGAACTGAACAAATGCATCACCAAAATTAGAGATAAAATGATTAAAGGCATCATTATGTTAAGCTCCCCAACGGATGAAGACTTTTTTAAACAACTTGATGTTTTTAATATACCCATTGTTGTGATTGGAAAAGTGGAAGGGGACTATCACAATATATACTCGGTGGATACCGATAACTATCAGGACAGCTATCGATTAACGAAACTGTTGATTGATCATGGACATAAGGACATAGCCTGTCTCCACTCTCCCTTAGACTATCATGTCTCCATTGACAGGCTCGATGGGTTCAAGAAGTGTATGGAGGACCATGACCTGCCATTATACAAAGGATGGCTCGTGGATAGCGGATATACCGTCGACTCTGGCAATCAAGCTGCGAATCAACTGCTCTCTTTACCTAAACGGCCTTCCGCTGTATTGGCGACGGACGATTTAAAAGTCATCGGTGTCTTTAAAGCCGCGACCGATTTAAATATAATGATACCGCAGGAACTATCGGTTGTCGGCTACAGCAATACGAGCCATCCACCTTTTCTTACTCCGGCATTGACGAGTATTGAAATCCCAGTCAAAAAGCTAGGAGAAGCTGGTGCTCATTTTCTTTTTTCAAAAATCAAAGACAATGAACCTATCCCTGCCCGGACGATAATTGAAACGGAAGAAATCATCGGGGAATCTGTTTCGTAG
- a CDS encoding enoyl-CoA hydratase-related protein, translated as MHQYENLLVQIEQGAMWLTINRPEFRNALNLETLQEMEDAFGWAEANDEVKVVVVKGAGEKSFAAGADIKQLQQKNMLDALIPGMQGLYKKIQQCSKVTIAAVEGYALGGGCELALACDIRVATSKAKFGLPELNLGIIPGAGGTQNLSRIIGKGRALDMILTGKIIDGTEAERIGLVSYLAPDDELDKQVEEVTAQIYKKGPVAIKLAKLVVHKGYDIDLETAMLMEKLSQAVAFGTEDKQEGTSAFLEKRAAEFTNQ; from the coding sequence GTGCATCAATATGAGAATTTGCTTGTTCAAATCGAACAGGGGGCGATGTGGCTGACGATCAACCGCCCAGAATTCCGGAATGCCCTGAACCTCGAAACCCTTCAAGAGATGGAGGATGCTTTCGGATGGGCAGAGGCGAACGATGAAGTAAAGGTCGTCGTGGTGAAAGGGGCAGGGGAAAAGTCCTTCGCTGCAGGAGCGGATATTAAACAGCTTCAGCAAAAGAACATGCTGGATGCCCTGATACCAGGGATGCAGGGGTTATATAAGAAAATACAGCAATGCAGCAAAGTGACGATTGCAGCCGTCGAGGGCTATGCGCTGGGTGGAGGATGCGAGCTTGCATTGGCATGTGATATCCGGGTTGCGACAAGCAAGGCTAAATTCGGTTTGCCGGAACTGAACCTTGGCATTATTCCAGGAGCAGGCGGAACACAGAACCTTTCCAGGATCATTGGGAAGGGACGGGCCCTTGATATGATTCTCACGGGTAAGATTATTGATGGAACCGAAGCAGAAAGGATCGGCCTTGTTTCCTATCTTGCTCCCGACGATGAATTGGATAAGCAAGTAGAAGAGGTGACCGCTCAGATTTATAAAAAAGGTCCGGTGGCTATCAAACTGGCAAAGCTTGTCGTTCATAAAGGCTATGATATCGATCTCGAGACAGCGATGCTGATGGAGAAGCTTTCACAAGCGGTAGCATTTGGGACAGAGGATAAACAGGAAGGCACTTCAGCATTTTTGGAAAAACGAGCAGCGGAATTTACTAACCAATAA